Proteins from a single region of Argopecten irradians isolate NY chromosome 7, Ai_NY, whole genome shotgun sequence:
- the LOC138327071 gene encoding salivary glue protein Sgs-3-like, with amino-acid sequence MYIKVVIWLTVCYTLIGNSEGSWSPGPIVTDPDPFRFNTDDPKIDLEPTTRSTTTSTSTSTTTTTPTTTTTTPTTTTTTTPTTTTTTTSTTTTTPTTTTTTTPTTTTTTTPTTTTTTTPTTTTTTTTTTTTPPVVKDCVIELDNECLEPKQLLSVLPETREFMIFRQVTFDIHEITFIEFLIIRCTLHTT; translated from the coding sequence gTTGTGATCTGGTTAACAGTTTGTTACACTTTGATTGGAAATTCTGAGGGATCTTGGTCACCAGGACCAATTGTAACAGACCCAGATCCATTTCGCTTTAACACTGATGATCCCAAAATCGACCTTGAACCAACAACACGATCTACAACTACATCAACTTCAACGTCTACAACTACAActactccaacaactacaaccaccactccaacaacaactaccactactactccgacaacaactacaacaacaacctCAACTACAACCACCACCCCAACAACCACTACCACCACCACTCCAACCACTACTACCACTACCACTCCAACCACTACTACCACTACCACTCCAACCACTACAACTACCACGACGACGACCACTACAACACCTCCTGTTGTCAAAGACTGCGTGATTGAGTTAGACAACGAGTGCTTGGAACCAAAACAACTTTTGTCGGTGCTACCAGAAACAAGGGAATTTATGATATTTCGGCAAGTTACCTTTGATATACATGAAATTACATTTATTGAGTTTTTAATTATTCGATGTACGTTACATACCACTTAA